The following coding sequences lie in one Nitrospirota bacterium genomic window:
- the ispD gene encoding 2-C-methyl-D-erythritol 4-phosphate cytidylyltransferase has protein sequence MIKKVIAIVPAAGLGKRFNASIKKTFADLNGVPLLVHTLKRLNSEKLISEVVPALSAEDIENGHEMVKAHNLSKIKRIAPGGKERQDSIYNALKLLERAGIDPGSIVLIHDGVRPFIPKGLIENLISDLENFDGVIPGIPVKDTLKEVSSDNVVVTTMNRENIRAIQTPQAFTFGVIKKAYDAAYAEGSYATDDAALVEKIGGRVKIVTGSPYNIKVTTPEDMEMAEWLMAKVNL, from the coding sequence CAGCCGGCCTGGGTAAAAGGTTCAACGCATCAATAAAGAAAACCTTTGCGGACCTTAACGGCGTCCCCCTCCTGGTCCACACTTTGAAAAGGCTCAACAGTGAAAAATTGATCTCCGAAGTGGTGCCTGCGCTCAGTGCCGAGGACATTGAGAACGGGCATGAAATGGTCAAGGCGCATAATCTCTCAAAGATAAAACGAATTGCTCCGGGGGGGAAGGAAAGACAGGACTCCATTTACAACGCGCTGAAACTTCTTGAACGGGCAGGAATTGATCCAGGCAGTATTGTGTTGATCCACGACGGTGTGCGGCCGTTCATTCCCAAAGGCTTAATTGAAAATCTCATCAGCGATTTAGAAAACTTTGACGGGGTCATTCCAGGCATACCTGTAAAAGACACGCTGAAAGAGGTTTCTTCTGACAATGTTGTGGTCACTACCATGAACCGGGAGAACATCCGCGCAATCCAGACCCCGCAGGCTTTTACTTTCGGCGTAATTAAAAAGGCATATGACGCGGCATATGCTGAAGGATCATACGCCACGGATGACGCCGCGCTCGTAGAAAAGATCGGCGGCAGGGTCAAAATTGTCACGGGCAGTCCTTATAATATTAAGGTCACAACGCCGGAGGACATGGAGATGGCGGAGTGGCTGATGGCAAAGGTGAATTTATAA